From the Xylocopa sonorina isolate GNS202 chromosome 9, iyXylSono1_principal, whole genome shotgun sequence genome, the window ATAACGAAACTGATGGAACTGCCATTCTTAAACTCTTGTCAATTCGCTAATGTAAACATAGACCAGTTTGCTTTGTAAATACAACTTAACCTCTAATAGCAACCTGAATATCTGTTTCGACAATCACGTTCCAACAGATGGCTCCCTCTTTTTAACTTAAATTTAAAACAAATTGTAGGTAAATCTGAGTAGAAAATGATAATGAAAAAccgtaaaaagaaaaataaatcaCAGGTATGTAACTTCAAACGCTTTAATTATAATTTCATATTAAATTGACAAAagttctttatgtcaaacattacATAGTAAAATAAACATCAAGTACAATATCTTGTACTGTCTTGTAAAGTTTTAtatatatcatgaaacttaaacGCTTATAAATCATAAACATGTATAATAGGTGAACTTAAAAAATTCTTTGGACTTTATCATATTATGGCACGAATATTAATCCAAAAATTATACATGTTAAATTATACTGTTCTTAACAAGTAGCAGAAATTTCTCAAGTGGTAATTCATTagaatagaaataaaaatataagacTGTAATAAAATCTAAATTGTGTTTCTGCAAAAAGTTGTGCGcgtgaaatatatatttttattcaaaATTTTTTACCACTCACATAAAATATAACAATACCTACTAAACATATTAAAAAggctaaaatataatattttctatTATTATTACACGTCTCTCTGTGCAATTGTCTTTTATCAGACTTATCTTTTCCTTTACGACGGGGCTTAAATTTTCGTTCAAACTTTTCAATTTCCTGTTGATTACGTAATTCTTCCGCCTGTCGTTTCTGTTCCAGAAATGCAGCTTCAGCTAAACGTTTTTCATTCTTTAATTTATCACAAATATCATCGCATTCTATATGAATTTCTACTTTCTGTATTTCGAAACAGATGAAGTCTTTCTTAATACGTTTGCACGCGCAAAACAACTTTATCCTTTTGTTGCATTTTTCTTCATTTGTACACGGACCTGGATGGCAGTTATTCATGCACCGATGTCCACAAGGATACTAAAAACAATACAATTGTTTAATTACAAATGGTATATGTAACATTAAATACAGTCATAAGTAatctaaataattaaattacattTTTGGGGCATTGGTTTCCACATTTAAGCAATTCATTACGTTGTTCAGGTTTAGCTGATGTTAATTGAAAACATCTATGATACAAAGTACTTATACCACAATGACATGAAATTTTAATCATTTGCTTGCAAGGGCTGCATGGTGCTGGATGGCAGGGTTTTGGGCACGAATGCGTACAACCTTGCGGTCGTGGAAATAGACATGGTTTTTCACAGTCCATACAGGGAGTACCATTTTTATCTTCTGCAGATGATAATATTTTGTGGCAAACCAATTCGCATGTATGATTTGTGCACGATAAGGTTTTTCCACATAGTCTTCCACAAGACGTAGGCTTGGCCATATGACAAGGCCATGGACGTGTTTCATGTCCTCCTAAACAAGTAACTGGTACAGACACTTCACATGGTGGACACGGTAAAGTTTTTAGTTGTTTGACTTCTTTTTGTATATCCCATGGTCCAGCTGGTTGTGCTTTTACGTCATTTTTATTCACCTTCACCCAAACTTTAGTATGGCAAACAGCAACACAAGAATGATTGCATCGTTTATACACTAAGCCACAAATCTTTTTGCAAGGTGGACAAGCACCTTGATGGCATTTGTGAGTTTCTCTTTTCGGATGGTGACAAATCGGCGGTACCTTACATGGTTTATTACAAGGTGGTGGTTTAATTCTTTTTACTGTACCGCATGGTACTGTAATTTTATTATATCCACATCTGCACTGAATAACATCTGTCCGTGCGCATGGATAACATGGTCCACTATGACAAGGAGCAGAACACTTGTGTTTACGACAGTTTAGAGTATTGTCGCATATTTTCTCACACATATTATATGTACTCTTGATTAAACAATCGCAGCATTTTTTATTACATAAATGTCTTCCGCACAAACGCATTTGCATGCATTTCTTATTGCAATGAAACTCTTTGCCACATGCAATCTCTTTTTGGTAACTGCCACATCTACATGATTTTGTTACTACTTCTAAACATTGCCCACACCGATCGGTATGACATCTCATATTACAATAGTGTGATCCACAATCTAATAATTTACCACATGTGTCACCACAAGTAGGTAATTGTTCTTGTTTGCAAGAAACAGCATAACGCTTCTTCCCGCATGGACATGTTCTATTTTTTTCTAATGGACAGATTCCGCAATCGCTGATTAAATGGCATGTACTTTGGCATGTATGAACATTACAAGATAGAAGTCTACCACAGGGTTTATCGCAAATCCACATGCCTTCAGAGCATTTCTTTACTTCCTCGTTACTCTTACAATGACATTTCAAAAGTAAAACTTCTGAACAAGGTGGACATTCTCCTGCATGGCATATTTCTTTACAAACATGCGAACAtagtttatattttttattacatGTGGCACCACAACTCCATTCTTTGGCATTGCATCGTCGTTGTTGTGGCATTTCTTTACCACAATAACACTCGATAAATACTGTTTTTGCACAAGGAGGACATGGTCCAGGGTGGCAAAGTAAAACACACTTATGGCCACACTCTGGTTGTAAATTTTTTCCACATGTTTCTCCACAAGAATGTGGAATATTCCATGGCTGATATGTTGGATCAGTGAGCTTCTTACAGAAGCATTTATAATTACGAGGAATTTCATCTTGCCCATATTCCATACGACATTTTGGACTGtaacatttttttaaatacaaTAATCACTGTTATTTAAAAGGTGAATGTTATACAGCAAGTTATAAAATATTCTTACCATGCCCAAATTAGTGCAATACCTTTCTCACGTTTAACATTCAAGCTATCTTGTATCCAGTGTAAAATACACGATAAATGCAAGAAGGCAAAACATTTACTGCAGTTCCAAATCTAAAAACATTACATGAATCGTTTAAAATATATGTTATAATGTATCACAATTTATTTTATCATGTTATACAGGTACATACTGCATCAGTTCTTTTTACTGTTGAAATGCATATAAGACAAACAGCATTGCCAGATTGGAAAATGTTAATTAAATATGACAAAATTTTTTCCGCATCCGCCTCTTTCCCTTGGTAGGCGGATAATACTTTCCCGACCACATTCTGTATATCTTCTTCGTTTTTATCCTCTTCATCTTCACTTGATGATTCCAAATAGGCGTTTGCTtctaaatatttattaattgcTCTTTTATTTTCAGCTTGAGCTTGCCTAAATTTCTGCATCTTCGCTTAGAAGTTTGTTGTATAATAACAGAATATTTGATGGCTGTGCACTGTAGCAGCAAAACAGAACAGAAAGTACTTATATACTtttaagtaaaaataaaaataataaagataTGATGTTCTTTTCATTGAGAATATCATAAAAATATGCGTTTTGGATACGAGTGAAAGAAAAAATGAATTATTTACTTACATGTGTCTAAACAGAGATATTTAAGAATCAAATAACGTATTGTTTCTTATTTGTTTGGAATACGTTATTTTTAAATTCTTCCAAATGTCAGTCACATTTTTGCTAAGCACTTGTTTCTTAAAGAATTGACATACGATCGTGCGATCCACGATTAAAACGATCAGAAGATTGTTGGTTATATTGCGGGAAATAACAGAAAGTATGGAAAAATACGTACAATCGTTTATAATCATTCGATCACGGATTTAGTTCCATTGGTTAATACAGATAAGATTTAGATAAAGAAAACTATATAGTCTGTAATAaccgaaagaaatatattttataattgaaTGATTTCTAATAAAAATTTTCCACCAATATCTCTCAGTGGCTTTCTTTTTACCAGAGTGTAAGGATTAATTGTAATGCCTAGCTATTTATTGATTTGCGAATAGTTACGATTTTAAagtcaatgaaaattattttgtTTGTTTTGTAGTGTGTAACGCGAAAGG encodes:
- the LOC143426891 gene encoding NF-X1-type zinc finger protein NFXL1, with the translated sequence MQKFRQAQAENKRAINKYLEANAYLESSSEDEEDKNEEDIQNVVGKVLSAYQGKEADAEKILSYLINIFQSGNAVCLICISTVKRTDAIWNCSKCFAFLHLSCILHWIQDSLNVKREKGIALIWACPKCRMEYGQDEIPRNYKCFCKKLTDPTYQPWNIPHSCGETCGKNLQPECGHKCVLLCHPGPCPPCAKTVFIECYCGKEMPQQRRCNAKEWSCGATCNKKYKLCSHVCKEICHAGECPPCSEVLLLKCHCKSNEEVKKCSEGMWICDKPCGRLLSCNVHTCQSTCHLISDCGICPLEKNRTCPCGKKRYAVSCKQEQLPTCGDTCGKLLDCGSHYCNMRCHTDRCGQCLEVVTKSCRCGSYQKEIACGKEFHCNKKCMQMRLCGRHLCNKKCCDCLIKSTYNMCEKICDNTLNCRKHKCSAPCHSGPCYPCARTDVIQCRCGYNKITVPCGTVKRIKPPPCNKPCKVPPICHHPKRETHKCHQGACPPCKKICGLVYKRCNHSCVAVCHTKVWVKVNKNDVKAQPAGPWDIQKEVKQLKTLPCPPCEVSVPVTCLGGHETRPWPCHMAKPTSCGRLCGKTLSCTNHTCELVCHKILSSAEDKNGTPCMDCEKPCLFPRPQGCTHSCPKPCHPAPCSPCKQMIKISCHCGISTLYHRCFQLTSAKPEQRNELLKCGNQCPKNYPCGHRCMNNCHPGPCTNEEKCNKRIKLFCACKRIKKDFICFEIQKVEIHIECDDICDKLKNEKRLAEAAFLEQKRQAEELRNQQEIEKFERKFKPRRKGKDKSDKRQLHRETCNNNRKYYILAFLICLVGIVIFYVSGKKF